CGCGAGTGGCGACGGCCATCTCGATCGCGTCGGTGACCAGGGACGTGCGCATGTGGTCGGCGATGGACCAGCCGATCACGCGGCGTGAGCATATGTCGATGACCGTGGCGAGATACAGCCAGGTGGAGCCAACCGCTATGTAGGTGATGTCGCCGCACCGCCTGGCGTCCAGAGTGTCCGCGCTGAAATCGCGCATCAGCAGGTCCGGAGCGGGCGGCGCGGTCTTGTCCGCGATCGTGGTGCGCTTCTTGCACCGCAGGTGTCGGCCGATGATGTGGTTGATGCGCATCAGCCGGGCCACGCGCTTGCGGTTGATCTTCCGCCCGCGCGAGCGGAGTTCGGCATGCACGCGCGGGGCGCCGTAGGCGCCGTGGTGTTCGGCGTGGATAGCGCGAATCTCAGCGATTGCCCGGTACTCGGCCGCCTGGCGCTCGGCGCGGGCCGGTGCCGTGGCCTGGTGCCGGTAATAGCCGGAGCGGGACACCCCAAGGACTCGGCACAGCCGCTGGACGCCGAAGTCGGCGCGGTGGTCGGAGATGAAGTCCCAGCGGCGGGTCTTCACTTCACCTCCCGAGCGAAATAGGCGGCTGCTCGGCGCAGGATCTCTCGTTCGAGCTGCCACTCCTTCTCAGCCTTGAGCAGGCGGGCGTTCTCGGCCCGCCGCCGGGCCAGTTCCTCAGCCGCACTCTGGCCGGCTCCGGCAACGCGGTGCTCTGCCGTGTGCTGGGTGGTGTCCTTGCGGACCCATGTGCGCAGTGTCTCCCCGGTGATCCCGAGCTCGGCGGCCACTGCCGCGTACATGCGCTTGCACCGGCGGCTCGGTACAACGCAACAGCGTCCTTCCGAAACTCCTCCGGGTGCGGAGACTGGCGTCCCACCTGGACATCCCTTCCTGGACCTCCAAGATCCATTGTCAGGGTGTCCACTCCAAAGGATCAGCCTCAGAGATGACGCCGGCCGCCATGGCGTACACGAAGATGACCGAGGCCGCCGCGGGCCGCGGTGTCTGTTTGCCCCGAGGAGTAGGCCGGGAGTCGTGAGCGCGGCCGCCGGCGAAAAGCCTTGAGCCGCGGGCTGGACCTCCCTCCGAAACTTCTGCCATTATTTGTTTTGTGAGCCGGGCTGGCCGGCGCACTGCTGACAGAACGGACGGTTCTGCCATGACCTCGCGCCGTGAGCCTCGCCTGGCCGACGCTGCCGAGATCGCGGCTGAACAAGGTCTGACGTCCGCGCGGATCAGTCAGTTCTACACCGAGCGCACGGAGAACACGGCCGGCAAGGCGTTCCCCGAGCCTGTCGGAAAGCGCGGCCGCGCCCGCCTGTGGGACCACGCGGAGGTCACCGAGTGGTTTGCCCATCGCTCGTCGGCGCGGCTCACTGAACACACACCTCCCTCCCTCGACCCGGAGACGTTGCTGAACGCCTCGGACGCCTCGAGGTACCTCGGCTACAAGAACACCAACCAGGTCAACACCTTCGTGCGCGACCACCCCGGTTACTTCCCCGAACCGGACGTCGTCGAAGAAAAGGGCACGGCCGAGAACCGCTACCGCCGGCAGTTGTGGAAGGTGGCGACCCTGCAGGAGTGGATGGCCAGCCGGCCCGGCCGCGGAAGGCGCGCCGGAGCCAAGGAGGCGCCGCCCCTGCCCGAGGTTTCCGCCGACGGCGATCCCGACGAGCTGCTGGGGGCGAGCCAGGCGGCCGCGCTGCTGGGGTACAAGAGCGTCGGCTCCTTCTCCAGCGCCCTGTCCCAGGGCAACCTTCCGCTGATGAAGATCACGGACGGGGTTGCCGAGAATGCCGGGCGCCAGAACGGGCGTCGGCGGTGGACGCGCCGGCGCATCCTCCAGCAGGCCGCCCAGCGGTCCAAGAAGTAGTAGCCGGCGGTGAGCGGACCTCCGCGCACCGCCCCATGAACGCGGCCCCCGGTTTTGGGAGTTGGTCCCTTGCAAGCCGGGAGTCGCGCGATGGCCGGCATGGCGTGGTTCGCCACCACGCCCCGCAGCAGATGCTGCTGCGGACCGGCCATCGTCTATCTTGCGACCGCTGGCGCGGACGGCTCCAGAGCCCCATCCGACCAGTCGTGCGGTCGGGCCATAGACCCCGGCCACGGCCCCGACCACGAGGTCGTTCTTGGGTCGTGACCTTGGTCGGGGCATCATGGTCGGGGGCTGGGTCGGGGGCAGAGGGTTGTCTCCCCTCATGACCCGTTCCACACCAGGAGCTCCGGCCGCCGAGTTGGCCCCCAGCCCTACTGAACCGTTGCGCCTGCAGGTCCTGACCGCGCTCGCCCTGCACCGCATGGCCACGACCGGCCAGTTGCGCCAGATGCTGCGCCCGGACGGCTCCCGGCAGCTGGTCTCCCGGGTGCTGAACAAGCTGCGTTCCGCAGGCTTCGTCGACCTCACCGCGCTGGCGGACTCGGAGCGGTCGCGTACCCACGCCTGGTACCTCACACCGGAAGGGTCCCGGCTGACCCGCGATCTCCCTGTTCTGCGGGGGCGTCCGCCCTACCCCATCACCTCGACAACCGCGGCATCACTGAAAACCCCGCACACGCTCACCATCGTGCGCGCCCACCTGCCCTTCGCAGCAGACGCCCGCAGGCTCGGCCACGAGCACGGCCCGTGGGACTGGACCCCCGAGGTGTCCCACCCCATCGGTGAGGGAGAACGGCTCGTGACCGACGCTGTCATGCACTACACCGTCGTCGAAGGCGAACACCGCCGCAAACTGCGCGCGTTCGTGGAAGTCGACCGCGCCACCATGAGCAGCGAGCGCCTGGCCGTGAAACTGATCGACTACGCCCGGCTGTTCCATTACGAGGCCCAGCCCGTCGGCCGCCGCAGGCTGCCGTCCGCCACCGGTCCCGCCTGGCTTCGCTGGTATCCGGTCTTTCCCCGCGTACTCTTCGTACTCACCGGTGCCTCCCGGACCAGGCTGGAGAACCGAATCAGCGATCTGCAAGCGATGGTTGCCCATCACCCGCTCGTAGCGGCCCTCGCCCGCGAAATCCGGCTCGCAGCCACCGTGCTGGAGGACATCGAGGAACACGGTCCCGCCCAGGCAGCGTGGGTGCCTCTGGCCGGCGGCAAAAAACCGTGCGCATGGACGCACTGACGCACTCCCGCGCGCGTGTGCCAGGTAGTGATCGCCCGCCTCCACCGGGAAACAGAGCCTCCGGCGAAGACTGATCCGCCCAGGCATGGCCGACGATCGAGCGGGGCAACGGAGTCCGGGCATCCCCCTGGCCGCCCTGCGCGAACGCCGCGACGTCCGCGGGCT
The genomic region above belongs to Streptomyces sp. CG1 and contains:
- a CDS encoding replication-relaxation family protein — protein: MTRSTPGAPAAELAPSPTEPLRLQVLTALALHRMATTGQLRQMLRPDGSRQLVSRVLNKLRSAGFVDLTALADSERSRTHAWYLTPEGSRLTRDLPVLRGRPPYPITSTTAASLKTPHTLTIVRAHLPFAADARRLGHEHGPWDWTPEVSHPIGEGERLVTDAVMHYTVVEGEHRRKLRAFVEVDRATMSSERLAVKLIDYARLFHYEAQPVGRRRLPSATGPAWLRWYPVFPRVLFVLTGASRTRLENRISDLQAMVAHHPLVAALAREIRLAATVLEDIEEHGPAQAAWVPLAGGKKPCAWTH